One Chordicoccus furentiruminis DNA window includes the following coding sequences:
- a CDS encoding methyltransferase domain-containing protein yields MNNNLSRFADSKVYFQCPICTKSMDIQGNSLICRHGHCFDISRYGYVNLLLKSSPKTNYSKRSFDNRHQILEYGMYDVVLEKIIQFISDTPSIRNILDVGCGEGFYARQIQQRTERNIFAFDLSREAIQIASKKDKRKAVKWFVTDLSKIPLKDGSMDCILDIFSPAHYKEFQRLLSPNGYVVKVIPTKNHLREIRTKVQAHLKNPDYSNESVVEYFEKYLKTISRETVSATVQLSSEQRMSFIEMTPLLFCVEKDCVDWRTLTHLTIEADVLIGMY; encoded by the coding sequence ATGAATAATAATTTATCACGCTTTGCAGACAGCAAGGTTTATTTTCAATGCCCAATTTGCACAAAATCAATGGATATACAAGGCAATAGCCTAATTTGTAGACATGGACATTGCTTTGATATTTCAAGATATGGGTATGTAAATTTGTTGTTAAAATCATCGCCCAAAACCAACTACAGCAAGCGGTCTTTTGACAACCGGCACCAAATTTTGGAGTATGGCATGTATGATGTTGTGTTGGAGAAAATCATACAGTTTATTTCTGATACGCCATCTATAAGAAACATTTTAGATGTTGGTTGCGGCGAGGGTTTCTATGCAAGGCAGATACAGCAAAGAACAGAACGAAACATCTTTGCCTTTGACTTGTCAAGGGAGGCAATACAGATTGCATCAAAAAAAGACAAGCGCAAAGCAGTGAAGTGGTTTGTTACTGACTTATCAAAAATCCCTTTGAAAGACGGAAGTATGGATTGTATTTTAGACATATTTTCGCCTGCACACTACAAAGAATTTCAGCGATTGCTATCTCCTAACGGATATGTTGTGAAAGTAATTCCTACGAAAAATCATTTGAGGGAAATCAGGACTAAAGTGCAAGCACACTTGAAAAATCCAGATTATTCAAATGAGTCTGTCGTTGAATATTTTGAGAAATATCTTAAAACCATTTCAAGAGAAACGGTTTCAGCCACCGTACAGTTGTCATCAGAACAAAGAATGTCGTTTATTGAAATGACGCCGCTTCTC
- a CDS encoding PcfB family protein yields MQEEIENRTVNLMITTTRLTARALISGYHKFEERRKQRAAARSARKSQKPTGKQTVKRLIGQNQGVSSIDIAKTDLKGFEKYARTYGVDYAITKDKSGDVPKYLCFFKARDADAMTAAFNAYSAEVLKRQKAPSVLKQLAKLKAYVKALPVKTRTKEKERDLNR; encoded by the coding sequence TTGCAGGAAGAGATAGAAAACAGGACCGTGAACCTGATGATCACAACGACAAGACTGACTGCCAGAGCACTGATCTCCGGTTATCACAAGTTTGAAGAGCGGCGTAAACAGCGGGCAGCAGCGAGATCCGCCAGAAAAAGCCAGAAGCCGACCGGCAAACAGACGGTCAAGCGGCTGATCGGACAGAACCAGGGCGTCAGCAGTATTGATATCGCCAAGACAGACCTGAAAGGATTTGAGAAATACGCCAGGACCTACGGCGTAGACTATGCCATCACCAAGGATAAGTCCGGCGATGTTCCAAAGTACCTCTGCTTCTTCAAGGCACGGGATGCCGATGCCATGACAGCCGCATTCAATGCCTATTCCGCAGAAGTCCTGAAAAGGCAGAAGGCTCCGAGTGTGCTGAAGCAGCTGGCAAAACTGAAGGCCTATGTGAAGGCGCTTCCGGTCAAGACCAGGACAAAGGAGAAAGAGAGGGATCTGAACCGATGA
- a CDS encoding DUF3021 domain-containing protein, producing the protein MRETVKDLLKSTVISIGMAMTIFCLSGVVFDIQNKGLFSLDQYRFTKMIAGCVLVGLGFGIPSIVYRKDNLPMPIRVIIHMGIGCVVYTVVAYAVGWMGGAASLGKGILIAAIQLVPAFIIWFLFMKHYRAEAKRMNDRIQAMK; encoded by the coding sequence ATGAGAGAAACAGTGAAAGATCTGTTAAAAAGTACGGTTATCAGCATCGGGATGGCCATGACGATATTTTGCCTGTCCGGCGTGGTATTTGATATCCAGAACAAAGGACTTTTCAGTTTGGATCAGTATCGTTTTACAAAGATGATCGCGGGATGTGTCCTGGTAGGACTGGGGTTTGGCATTCCTTCGATCGTATACAGAAAAGATAATCTTCCGATGCCGATCAGGGTGATCATTCATATGGGGATCGGATGCGTAGTTTATACGGTCGTTGCCTATGCCGTTGGCTGGATGGGCGGAGCGGCATCGCTCGGAAAGGGGATCCTGATTGCGGCAATACAGCTTGTACCGGCATTTATTATCTGGTTCCTGTTCATGAAACATTATCGCGCAGAGGCGAAAAGAATGAATGACAGGATACAGGCAATGAAATAA
- a CDS encoding transposon-encoded TnpW family protein — MTEQNGTPTAPRNPDSIITTQRNGQTIVAELFFNHSSTETFRDKLLKTILADSSCLSASDGQEPEKSEILR; from the coding sequence ATGACAGAACAGAACGGGACGCCCACCGCGCCCCGGAACCCCGACAGTATTATCACGACGCAGAGAAACGGGCAGACTATTGTTGCGGAGTTATTTTTCAATCACAGCAGCACAGAAACATTCCGCGACAAGCTGCTCAAGACGATACTTGCCGACAGTTCGTGTTTATCTGCGTCTGACGGTCAAGAGCCGGAAAAATCGGAAATCTTGCGATAA
- a CDS encoding DUF5688 family protein, whose amino-acid sequence MDYEQFLEQVKADLREQFPYMNVEIRNVEKLQGQSYTGISIAPEGSNTGATLDLRSEFQLVQEEMIPMKVAFARIERIAADALEQIPQVDPMALQDYEQMKHTLIMQAVPVGPNRALLETIPHRTMEDIAIVYRFQLEHRENADATVLVTNQMLQNYGITAEQLMADASISAPQRNPVSLRSLAEVLSEMSGGMIPPEDVGAPPLMVATVPGAVNGAGVMGYPDFFKDAAEQIGGSYFILPSSVHEILLLADDGSMSAQELSAMVSAVNSQEVMPEEQLGSEAYHYDAQAQVFEKASAYEERIMEDREMIADAMPGVIHEGSVAYTAETVPETISVLMVEPGKYPREIEIGTELEDLQSAVGGNIEVIYPFEDQVGLVMNEEGKINGLPLNRSLRDENGEIMDVIAGPFIVTGLIEESFESLTPDQMKTYGEMFHTPEVFMKMGRGIMALPLPEEKVEKPEKAADKAQAKDTQKKEPKAKRRKTPDHSDR is encoded by the coding sequence ATGGATTATGAACAGTTTTTGGAGCAGGTAAAAGCAGACCTTCGGGAGCAGTTCCCCTATATGAACGTGGAGATCCGCAATGTTGAAAAATTGCAGGGGCAGTCTTATACCGGTATCTCCATCGCGCCGGAAGGCAGCAATACCGGTGCTACGCTGGACCTGCGTTCGGAATTTCAGCTTGTGCAGGAGGAAATGATCCCGATGAAGGTAGCATTTGCCCGAATCGAAAGAATCGCAGCTGACGCCCTGGAGCAGATCCCGCAGGTGGATCCGATGGCTTTGCAGGATTACGAGCAGATGAAACACACCCTGATCATGCAGGCCGTACCGGTCGGACCGAACCGTGCGCTGCTTGAGACAATCCCGCACAGGACGATGGAAGACATCGCGATCGTCTACCGTTTTCAGCTGGAGCACAGGGAAAATGCGGACGCCACCGTGCTGGTCACCAACCAGATGCTGCAGAATTACGGGATCACCGCAGAACAGCTGATGGCAGATGCCTCTATATCCGCGCCGCAGAGAAATCCGGTCTCTCTCCGCTCTCTGGCAGAGGTCCTTTCGGAAATGAGCGGCGGCATGATCCCGCCGGAGGATGTCGGAGCTCCGCCGCTTATGGTTGCTACGGTTCCCGGCGCAGTCAATGGAGCCGGTGTCATGGGCTATCCGGACTTCTTTAAGGACGCTGCGGAACAGATCGGCGGCAGCTATTTCATCCTTCCCTCGTCTGTCCATGAGATCCTGCTTCTTGCAGATGACGGCAGCATGAGCGCACAGGAACTGAGCGCCATGGTCTCTGCTGTCAATTCACAGGAGGTCATGCCGGAAGAACAGCTTGGCAGTGAAGCCTATCATTACGATGCCCAGGCTCAGGTCTTTGAGAAGGCGTCTGCCTATGAGGAAAGGATCATGGAAGATCGTGAAATGATCGCGGATGCCATGCCGGGTGTCATTCACGAGGGATCTGTAGCTTATACGGCTGAGACTGTCCCCGAGACGATCTCTGTTCTCATGGTGGAGCCGGGGAAATATCCCAGAGAGATCGAGATCGGCACCGAACTGGAAGATCTGCAGTCAGCCGTCGGCGGCAATATCGAAGTCATTTATCCGTTTGAAGACCAGGTGGGTCTCGTCATGAATGAAGAGGGCAAGATAAACGGACTTCCGCTCAACCGATCTTTGCGTGATGAAAACGGAGAAATCATGGACGTGATCGCCGGACCCTTTATAGTCACCGGCCTGATTGAGGAAAGCTTCGAATCTCTTACACCTGATCAGATGAAGACTTATGGAGAAATGTTCCACACTCCGGAGGTTTTCATGAAGATGGGACGCGGGATCATGGCACTGCCTCTTCCCGAGGAAAAAGTGGAAAAACCGGAAAAAGCTGCTGATAAAGCCCAGGCGAAGGATACCCAGAAGAAGGAACCGAAGGCAAAACGCAGAAAGACGCCGGATCACAGTGACCGGTGA
- a CDS encoding recombinase family protein: protein MTDYSKITALYSRLSVGDEDRDGGESNSIQNQKIFLENYARGQHLTNIRHYIDDDESGRFFDRSAYSRMMDDVENGKIGVCIMKDLTRWGRDYLQVGNAMEIFRRNNVRFIAVNNGIDSEKPDTLEFAPFINIMSEWYAKDISKKVKTGIKTKGMSGKPIATEAPYGYVKSPDNKDFWIIDEEAAGVVRLIFRLFLDGKNRNQIAVYLTQAQIPTPTFYMKERGRGTCKNRALNEANRYKWNKATLTHILTRQEYCGDVVNFKTTKHFRDKRNHYVDRSQWQITENVHEPIIDRTDFETVQRILENAPVKRPNGDGEIHPLSGLLFCKDCGAKMHIRIDYRNGGKRHVAYCSEYHKGKAKNPKCNSPHIIDADLLMQTIAEVLKKIEDYSISNWAEFEALVKKNLAMQQTDKTKKQQKRIPQITTRLEQIDKVLNKLYEDNALGTIPQDRYEQMSQKYSEEYYALKAELAELQEQLSAFENAGGRAQKFLKLTERYAAFTDLTPAILNEFISRIEVHERDKKRAKQAIQHIGIYFNYIGKFENEVTQLTEPTEQEIRQMREEIEEAKKEKSRAYHRQYSREYRARNLEKQREYDRIKAREYRARRKAQTAAAQPAQ, encoded by the coding sequence ATGACTGATTATAGTAAAATTACAGCCCTTTACTCCCGCCTTTCCGTGGGCGACGAGGACAGGGACGGCGGTGAGAGTAACTCGATACAGAACCAAAAAATCTTTTTGGAGAACTACGCCAGAGGGCAGCACTTAACCAATATCCGGCACTACATTGACGATGACGAAAGCGGCAGATTTTTTGACCGTTCTGCCTACTCCCGCATGATGGACGATGTAGAGAACGGGAAAATCGGTGTCTGCATTATGAAAGACCTGACACGCTGGGGGCGTGACTATCTCCAAGTCGGCAATGCGATGGAGATATTCAGACGGAACAATGTGCGCTTTATCGCAGTCAACAACGGGATAGACAGCGAAAAGCCCGATACATTGGAGTTTGCGCCCTTTATCAACATCATGTCGGAGTGGTACGCAAAGGACATCAGCAAGAAAGTAAAGACCGGCATTAAGACGAAGGGCATGAGTGGAAAGCCGATTGCCACCGAAGCCCCCTATGGCTATGTCAAATCCCCGGACAACAAGGATTTTTGGATTATCGACGAGGAAGCCGCCGGAGTTGTTCGTTTGATTTTTCGCCTGTTTCTGGACGGAAAAAACCGAAACCAAATTGCCGTATATCTCACGCAGGCGCAAATCCCAACGCCCACATTCTACATGAAAGAGCGCGGGCGGGGAACCTGTAAAAACAGGGCGCTCAATGAGGCCAACCGCTATAAGTGGAACAAAGCCACCCTGACCCATATCCTCACACGGCAGGAGTATTGCGGTGATGTTGTCAACTTCAAGACCACAAAGCACTTCCGCGACAAGCGGAACCACTATGTAGACCGGAGCCAATGGCAGATAACCGAAAATGTGCATGAGCCGATTATTGACCGCACCGACTTTGAAACCGTACAGCGGATTTTGGAAAATGCGCCCGTCAAACGCCCCAACGGGGACGGGGAAATCCACCCTTTGTCGGGCTTGCTTTTCTGTAAGGATTGCGGTGCGAAAATGCACATTCGCATAGATTATCGGAATGGCGGCAAGCGTCATGTTGCCTATTGCAGCGAGTACCACAAGGGAAAAGCCAAAAACCCCAAATGCAATTCCCCGCACATCATTGACGCGGATTTGCTCATGCAGACCATCGCGGAAGTGCTGAAGAAAATCGAGGACTATTCTATCAGCAACTGGGCGGAATTTGAAGCCTTAGTGAAAAAGAACCTTGCCATGCAGCAGACCGACAAGACCAAGAAACAGCAGAAGCGTATCCCGCAAATCACGACGCGCCTTGAACAGATTGACAAGGTGCTGAACAAGCTCTATGAGGACAACGCCCTCGGCACGATCCCGCAAGACCGCTATGAGCAAATGTCGCAGAAGTATTCAGAAGAATACTATGCGCTGAAAGCGGAGCTTGCCGAGCTGCAAGAGCAGCTATCCGCTTTTGAGAACGCGGGCGGACGGGCGCAGAAGTTTTTGAAGCTGACGGAACGCTACGCTGCCTTTACCGACCTGACCCCCGCCATTCTCAACGAGTTTATCAGCCGGATTGAAGTGCATGAGCGCGACAAGAAAAGGGCAAAACAAGCCATTCAGCACATCGGGATATATTTCAACTATATCGGCAAATTTGAGAACGAAGTGACACAGCTTACAGAGCCAACGGAGCAGGAAATCCGGCAAATGCGGGAGGAAATCGAAGAAGCCAAAAAGGAAAAGAGCCGCGCCTATCACCGGCAGTATTCAAGGGAGTACCGGGCGCGAAACCTTGAAAAGCAGCGGGAGTATGACCGTATCAAGGCGCGGGAATACCGGGCAAGGAGAAAGGCGCAGACCGCCGCCGCACAGCCCGCACAGTAA